The Mammaliicoccus sciuri genome window below encodes:
- the gndA gene encoding NADP-dependent phosphogluconate dehydrogenase, with protein sequence MTQQIGVVGLAVMGKNLAWNIESRGYSVSVYNRSKEKVDQMVEESQGKNIHPNYSIEEFVDSLEKPRKILLMVKAGEATDKTIDSLLPLLDKGDILIDGGNTNYLDTIRRNQYLDESGINFIGTGVSGGEEGALTGPSIMPGGQKEAYELVAPILESISAKASDGSPCVTYVGPDGAGHYVKMVHNGIEYADMQLIAESYDLMKRVLHMDHKEIAETFKSWNAGELESYLIEITGEIFNKLDEDGTPLVEKIMDKAGQKGTGKWTSINALELGIPLTIITESVFARFISSFKDERVKASTAFNPEVTEFDGDKEAFLEQIRQALYMSKICSYAQGFAQMKTASETNNWNLKLGELAMIWREGCIIRAQFLQKIKDAYDNDASLTNLLLDPYFNDIVAKYQGSLREVSATAIKAGIATPGFSSAINYFDSYRSEDLPANLIQAQRDYFGAHTYERKDKEGIFHTEWTK encoded by the coding sequence ATGACACAACAAATAGGTGTAGTTGGTTTAGCTGTAATGGGTAAAAACTTAGCTTGGAATATCGAATCACGTGGTTACTCAGTTTCAGTGTATAACCGTTCAAAAGAGAAAGTCGACCAAATGGTTGAAGAATCACAAGGTAAAAATATACATCCAAACTATTCAATCGAAGAGTTTGTAGATTCATTAGAAAAACCAAGAAAAATTTTACTTATGGTAAAAGCTGGTGAAGCAACAGATAAAACAATCGATAGCTTATTACCATTATTAGATAAAGGCGACATCCTTATCGATGGCGGAAACACTAACTATTTAGATACGATTCGTCGAAATCAATACTTAGATGAAAGTGGAATAAACTTCATTGGAACAGGTGTTTCAGGTGGAGAAGAAGGCGCATTAACTGGTCCTTCAATTATGCCTGGTGGTCAGAAAGAAGCTTATGAATTGGTAGCACCAATTTTAGAAAGCATTTCTGCAAAAGCAAGCGACGGTTCTCCATGTGTAACATATGTTGGTCCAGACGGTGCTGGTCACTATGTAAAAATGGTGCATAACGGTATTGAATACGCAGATATGCAATTAATCGCTGAAAGTTATGACTTAATGAAACGTGTATTACACATGGATCATAAAGAAATCGCTGAAACGTTTAAATCATGGAACGCTGGCGAATTAGAAAGTTATTTAATTGAAATCACAGGCGAAATCTTTAATAAATTAGACGAAGATGGTACACCATTAGTTGAAAAAATTATGGATAAAGCTGGACAAAAAGGTACTGGTAAATGGACTTCAATTAATGCTTTAGAATTAGGTATTCCATTAACAATTATTACTGAATCTGTATTTGCTAGATTTATTTCTTCATTCAAAGATGAAAGAGTTAAAGCAAGCACAGCGTTTAATCCAGAAGTAACGGAGTTTGATGGTGACAAAGAAGCATTCTTAGAACAAATCAGACAAGCACTTTATATGAGTAAAATCTGTAGTTATGCACAAGGATTTGCTCAAATGAAAACTGCTAGTGAAACAAATAACTGGAACTTAAAATTAGGTGAGTTAGCTATGATTTGGAGAGAGGGTTGTATCATCCGTGCGCAATTCTTACAAAAAATCAAAGACGCTTACGATAATGATGCATCATTAACAAACTTATTATTAGATCCTTATTTCAACGATATCGTTGCAAAATATCAAGGTTCATTAAGAGAAGTATCAGCTACTGCAATCAAAGCAGGAATCGCAACACCTGGTTTCTCTTCAGCAATCAATTACTTTGATAGTTACCGTTCAGAAGATTTACCTGCCAACTTAATTCAAGCACAACGTGATTACTTTGGTGCACATACTTATGAACGTAAAGACAAAGAAGGTATTTTCCATACTGAATGGACTAAATAA
- a CDS encoding effector binding domain-containing protein, protein MEVIKDLQRAIVYIEDHLLSDIDLQTLSDHVEKSPFHLNQSFTMVIGMTPIEYQLARRMTEAAFDILSGHSRILDIALKYGYRDAHAFAHDFNAYHGISPLQTKTHQSMLKIKKRVSIKLTSTETEPLNYSLQYKDDLKLVGKNHHYHSNELDNHFLIPDLLEMLLENNYIEDFIKYNDVKPNQLFVIRRPLVDGLEVFVGVPSERYPGHLDNYYLPGHHFATFNLQGELDFVVSEAWHHIENQWQLKMPYLHDDFYVEVYPLDVNFDQETSKVQLWIPIDHKRMN, encoded by the coding sequence TTGGAAGTAATTAAAGATTTACAAAGAGCAATTGTGTACATTGAAGATCATCTATTGAGCGATATCGATTTACAAACTTTGAGCGATCACGTTGAAAAGTCCCCTTTTCACTTGAACCAATCATTTACGATGGTTATTGGTATGACACCTATTGAATATCAACTTGCTAGAAGAATGACTGAAGCGGCGTTTGATATTTTAAGTGGTCATTCACGTATTTTAGATATTGCCTTAAAGTATGGATACAGAGATGCACATGCATTCGCTCATGATTTTAATGCATATCATGGCATAAGTCCGCTACAAACGAAGACACATCAATCTATGCTTAAAATTAAAAAAAGAGTCTCTATTAAATTAACTTCTACAGAAACAGAACCGTTAAATTATTCATTACAATACAAAGATGATTTAAAGTTAGTAGGAAAAAATCATCATTATCATTCAAATGAACTAGATAATCATTTTTTAATACCTGACTTATTAGAAATGTTATTAGAGAATAATTACATAGAAGACTTTATTAAATATAATGATGTTAAACCTAATCAACTATTCGTTATTCGAAGACCACTTGTAGATGGACTCGAAGTATTTGTAGGTGTTCCTAGTGAAAGATATCCAGGTCATTTAGATAATTACTATTTACCTGGACATCATTTTGCGACGTTTAATTTACAAGGTGAATTGGATTTTGTAGTGAGTGAAGCTTGGCATCATATTGAAAATCAATGGCAACTTAAAATGCCTTATTTGCATGATGATTTTTATGTTGAGGTTTACCCTCTTGATGTTAATTTTGATCAAGAAACTTCTAAAGTACAACTTTGGATACCTATTGATCATAAAAGAATGAATTAA
- the zwf gene encoding glucose-6-phosphate dehydrogenase, with protein sequence MTTETRNIPCLITIFGATGDLSHRKLFPSIFHLYQQNQLDEHIAIIGVGRRDWTTEKFRNEIKASVEKHVQNTDKLDEFMEHVFYQSHDVSDPSSYEELLAFSNELNEQYQLEGNRLFYLAMAPQFFGTVTDFLKSSGLTDTDGFKRLIIEKPFGTDLASAEELNEQIRRSFKEEEIYRIDHYLGKDMVQNIEVLRFANAMFEPLWNNKYISNIQVTSSEILGVEDRGGYYENSGALKDMFQNHMLQMVALLAMEPPISLNSEDVRNEKVKVLRSIRALDESEVKQNFVRGQYDKGQIEGEEVRSYREEDKVAEDSNTPTFVAGKVLIDNFRWAGVPFFIRTGKRMKKKGIQVVVEFKEVPMNLYYQRDSELESNLLVINIQPNEGLSLHLNAKKQVQGIETEPVQLSYAMSAQDKMNTVDAYENLIFDCLKGDSTNFTHWEELKATWKYVDVIQNVWDNDKAPFPNYRAGTNGPIKSQLLLSIDGFKWWDDIN encoded by the coding sequence ATGACAACCGAAACTAGAAATATTCCATGCTTAATTACAATATTTGGGGCTACAGGTGATTTAAGTCACCGTAAATTATTCCCATCTATTTTTCATTTATATCAACAAAATCAATTAGACGAGCACATCGCAATAATTGGTGTTGGTCGAAGAGATTGGACTACTGAAAAGTTCAGAAATGAAATTAAAGCTTCAGTAGAGAAACATGTACAGAATACAGACAAGTTAGATGAATTTATGGAACATGTGTTTTATCAATCGCACGATGTTAGTGACCCTTCTAGTTATGAAGAATTATTAGCTTTTTCAAATGAGTTAAATGAACAATATCAATTAGAAGGTAATCGATTATTTTATTTAGCAATGGCACCTCAATTCTTTGGAACTGTTACAGATTTCTTAAAATCTTCAGGTTTAACAGATACTGACGGTTTCAAACGTTTAATTATCGAAAAACCTTTCGGCACAGATTTAGCATCTGCTGAAGAATTAAATGAACAAATTAGACGTTCATTTAAAGAAGAAGAAATTTACAGAATCGACCATTATTTAGGTAAAGATATGGTACAGAATATCGAAGTGTTAAGATTTGCGAATGCGATGTTCGAACCATTATGGAATAATAAATATATTTCTAATATTCAAGTAACATCATCTGAAATATTAGGTGTAGAAGATCGTGGTGGATACTATGAAAATAGTGGTGCATTAAAAGATATGTTCCAAAACCATATGTTACAAATGGTTGCTTTATTAGCAATGGAACCACCTATTAGTCTAAACAGTGAAGATGTTAGAAATGAAAAAGTAAAAGTATTGCGTTCAATTAGAGCATTAGATGAGTCTGAAGTTAAACAGAACTTTGTTCGAGGACAATATGATAAAGGTCAAATTGAAGGCGAAGAAGTTCGAAGCTATAGAGAAGAAGATAAAGTAGCAGAAGACTCTAATACCCCTACTTTCGTTGCTGGTAAAGTATTGATAGATAATTTCAGATGGGCTGGCGTTCCATTCTTTATTAGAACTGGTAAAAGAATGAAGAAAAAAGGTATTCAAGTCGTTGTTGAATTCAAAGAAGTACCAATGAATTTATATTATCAACGTGATTCAGAACTAGAATCTAATTTACTTGTCATTAATATTCAACCTAATGAAGGTCTTTCACTACATTTAAATGCTAAAAAACAAGTTCAAGGTATAGAAACAGAACCTGTTCAATTATCATACGCAATGAGTGCACAAGATAAAATGAATACAGTTGATGCATATGAGAACTTAATCTTCGACTGTCTTAAAGGTGATTCAACAAACTTTACGCATTGGGAAGAATTAAAAGCAACATGGAAATATGTAGATGTGATACAAAATGTGTGGGACAATGATAAAGCACCGTTCCCTAATTATAGAGCGGGTACTAATGGACCGATTAAGAGTCAATTATTATTGTCTATTGATGGATTTAAATGGTGGGACGATATTAACTAA
- the rnz gene encoding ribonuclease Z, whose product MELTFLGTSAGLPTKERNTQSIAFNCLPHVNQLWLFDVGEATQHRILHTGIKLGKISHIFITHLHGDHIFGLPGLLTSRSFQGGKDKPLTIIGPKGIAKFIQTALEISQSNLNYPITVNEFNTETELNIDGFHIKALPLKHGILSVGYRITAPDIEGKLDVEKLKAIGIEPGPKYQEVKANETFEYENQTYQSKDFKGPKKKGKVITIFGDTMPCQNEHILAQDADVIVHETTYIEGDKKLANSYYHSHIEDVFQLMTDVNVKKGLFTHLSNRYELEDIQTVEATLRSAVNHDFKFVKDYDQFQI is encoded by the coding sequence ATGGAACTCACATTTTTAGGCACAAGTGCCGGATTACCGACTAAAGAAAGAAATACACAATCAATTGCCTTTAATTGCCTACCTCACGTCAATCAACTATGGTTATTTGATGTTGGTGAAGCAACTCAACATCGAATATTACATACTGGCATTAAACTTGGCAAAATAAGTCATATATTTATTACGCACTTACATGGTGACCATATATTTGGATTACCTGGATTATTAACAAGTCGTTCCTTCCAAGGTGGTAAAGATAAACCTTTAACAATAATTGGCCCTAAAGGTATAGCAAAGTTTATACAAACGGCATTAGAAATTTCTCAATCAAATTTAAATTATCCGATAACAGTAAATGAATTCAACACGGAAACCGAACTTAATATCGATGGCTTTCATATTAAAGCTTTACCTTTAAAACACGGTATATTATCTGTCGGTTATCGCATCACAGCACCTGATATTGAAGGGAAGCTTGATGTTGAAAAACTTAAAGCAATCGGAATTGAGCCAGGACCAAAATATCAAGAAGTAAAAGCAAACGAAACTTTTGAATACGAAAATCAAACTTATCAATCTAAAGATTTCAAAGGTCCTAAGAAAAAGGGCAAAGTGATTACAATCTTTGGTGATACGATGCCATGTCAAAACGAACATATCCTTGCTCAAGATGCAGACGTTATTGTTCATGAAACAACGTATATCGAAGGCGATAAAAAATTAGCGAATTCTTATTATCATAGTCATATTGAAGATGTCTTTCAATTAATGACTGATGTTAATGTAAAAAAAGGTCTATTCACACATTTATCTAATCGATATGAATTAGAAGATATTCAAACAGTTGAAGCCACATTGCGTTCAGCTGTAAATCATGACTTTAAATTTGTAAAAGATTATGACCAATTTCAAATATAA
- the proC gene encoding pyrroline-5-carboxylate reductase produces the protein MKIVFYGSGNMANAIFTGIVNSKSIEPENIYLTNKSNQEALESYHEALGVSYSYDDEELLKDADYVFLSTKPYDFLKLAERIKPFITSDNKFISIMAGLPISYIRDNLQADNPIARIMPNTNAHVGHSVTGISFSTNFDPNSKQEVLTLIEAFGTALEVKEDHLHQVTAITGSGPAFLYHVFEQYVNAGTKLGIEQSQVEESIKELIIGTGKMIERSDLKMDQLRKNITSKGGTTQAGLNALSNHDIEAIFLDCLNAAVKRSIELAEADED, from the coding sequence ATGAAAATTGTGTTTTATGGATCTGGTAATATGGCAAACGCGATATTCACTGGAATTGTTAACAGTAAGTCGATTGAACCTGAAAATATTTATTTAACAAATAAGTCGAACCAAGAAGCATTGGAAAGTTATCATGAAGCTTTAGGCGTTAGCTATAGTTATGATGATGAAGAATTGTTGAAAGATGCAGATTATGTATTCTTAAGTACAAAACCTTATGATTTCTTAAAATTAGCTGAACGCATTAAACCTTTCATAACGAGTGATAATAAATTCATTTCAATTATGGCTGGTTTACCAATTAGTTATATTAGAGATAATTTACAAGCTGATAATCCAATTGCTAGAATTATGCCAAATACGAATGCACACGTTGGTCATTCAGTAACAGGTATTAGTTTCTCTACAAACTTTGATCCTAATTCTAAGCAAGAAGTATTGACGCTTATTGAAGCTTTCGGTACAGCATTAGAAGTTAAAGAAGACCATTTACACCAAGTGACAGCTATCACTGGTAGTGGACCTGCATTCTTATATCACGTATTTGAACAATATGTAAATGCTGGTACTAAATTAGGCATTGAACAATCTCAAGTTGAAGAGTCTATTAAAGAGTTGATTATTGGTACTGGTAAAATGATCGAACGCTCTGATTTAAAAATGGATCAATTACGAAAAAATATTACGTCTAAAGGTGGTACAACGCAAGCTGGTTTAAATGCGTTAAGCAACCATGACATTGAAGCTATTTTCTTAGATTGTTTAAACGCAGCTGTTAAGAGAAGTATCGAACTTGCAGAAGCGGATGAAGATTAA
- a CDS encoding SDR family NAD(P)-dependent oxidoreductase translates to MIGKHYLLTGASGSLGESLIQSLNNHGAYVSIIVRNKDKANHLMTTYKNIKEVFILDMNDTAQVEQFNLAQKNTYDGIINNAGLGYFKSNEAHTNEEIKDIYHTNLVNLIILLNRILPYLKRGASIINISSISSKVTTPYGSHYAASKAALSSFTNALRLEREDLHVLNVNPGPFKSQFHTKADPTGNFEKLTSQIQLNVEDLSEQIVKSMIKRKIEINEPKWMDLGLRFYQLAPRTFEKLFKQSFLSKKI, encoded by the coding sequence ATGATCGGTAAACATTATTTATTAACTGGTGCCTCAGGTTCACTAGGGGAGAGCTTGATACAATCATTGAATAATCATGGTGCTTACGTTTCTATAATTGTAAGAAATAAGGATAAAGCCAATCATTTAATGACGACATATAAAAATATTAAAGAAGTCTTTATACTAGATATGAATGACACCGCGCAAGTCGAACAATTTAATCTTGCACAGAAAAATACGTATGATGGGATTATTAATAACGCTGGGTTAGGTTACTTTAAATCTAACGAGGCACATACAAATGAGGAAATTAAGGACATTTATCATACGAATCTCGTTAATTTAATTATTCTTCTGAATCGTATATTACCTTATTTAAAAAGAGGGGCATCAATCATTAATATATCATCGATTTCTTCTAAAGTAACAACGCCATACGGTAGCCATTATGCAGCGTCAAAAGCAGCTTTAAGTAGTTTCACAAATGCTTTAAGACTTGAACGCGAAGATTTACATGTACTTAATGTCAATCCGGGACCTTTCAAATCACAATTTCATACTAAAGCAGACCCTACAGGTAACTTTGAAAAGCTCACATCTCAAATACAACTTAATGTAGAAGATTTAAGCGAACAAATTGTTAAAAGTATGATTAAAAGAAAAATTGAAATAAATGAACCAAAATGGATGGATTTAGGATTGAGATTTTATCAATTAGCACCTCGTACATTTGAAAAATTATTTAAACAAAGTTTTTTAAGTAAAAAAATATAA
- a CDS encoding aldo/keto reductase — MQKNTLKSGIEISEVGLGCMSLGTDINHAETIVDEAIKQGITYFDTADLYDYGENEKIVGQLLKKYQDQQDIVIGSKVGNHFDKDKQEHFWDPSKEHIMKSIKESLQRLDFEQLDLYMLHGGTIEDNKDETIEAFERLKEQGLIKAYGISSIRPNVIDYYLKNSNIETIMMQFSILDNRPESLLEKINEHGVKILARGPVFKGLLTHKSNEVLARKFKDGLLEYNYNDLSDTISQLNKEYDDLSNVTFNYLKSFDALGSIITGASSPEQLAESIQSYNGTLSEDQIKHARSIVKNIEYTNDLV, encoded by the coding sequence ATGCAAAAGAATACATTGAAAAGTGGCATTGAAATTTCAGAAGTCGGATTAGGTTGTATGAGTCTAGGAACTGATATCAACCATGCAGAAACAATTGTTGATGAAGCAATCAAACAAGGTATCACATATTTTGATACTGCGGATTTATATGATTATGGTGAGAATGAAAAAATCGTAGGACAACTTTTGAAGAAATATCAAGATCAACAAGATATTGTCATTGGATCAAAAGTCGGTAATCATTTTGATAAAGATAAACAAGAACACTTTTGGGATCCTTCAAAAGAACACATTATGAAAAGCATTAAAGAATCTTTACAAAGATTAGATTTTGAACAATTAGATTTATATATGTTACATGGCGGTACGATTGAAGATAACAAAGATGAAACAATAGAAGCATTTGAAAGATTAAAAGAACAAGGCCTTATAAAAGCATATGGTATTTCGTCAATTAGACCTAATGTTATTGATTATTATTTGAAAAACAGTAATATCGAAACAATTATGATGCAGTTTAGTATATTAGATAATCGTCCTGAAAGTCTTTTAGAAAAGATTAACGAACATGGCGTCAAAATATTAGCAAGAGGTCCTGTTTTTAAGGGGTTATTAACTCATAAATCAAACGAAGTATTAGCTCGTAAATTTAAAGATGGCTTACTTGAATACAATTATAATGATTTATCCGATACCATTTCTCAACTGAATAAAGAATATGATGACTTATCAAATGTTACATTTAATTATTTGAAATCATTTGACGCACTTGGCTCTATTATTACAGGTGCAAGTTCACCAGAGCAATTAGCTGAGAGTATCCAAAGTTATAATGGAACATTATCAGAAGATCAAATTAAGCACGCTCGTTCAATCGTTAAAAATATTGAATACACAAATGACTTAGTTTAA
- a CDS encoding NUDIX hydrolase: MKLTEETISKETIYDGRIIKLEKHQVTLPDGQTSEREVVLHNGAVSVLAITPDNEVLVVEQYRKAMEKTLIEIPAGKLEVGEERESAALRELEEETGYVADELELIGEVYGCPGFCNEKVSIYIAKGLKEGKVNLDEDEFLNLTKIPIEQIQSLLSEHKIEDAKTMIAFQYLLLNYNHSK; encoded by the coding sequence ATGAAACTAACTGAAGAAACGATTTCGAAAGAAACGATATATGATGGTCGTATTATTAAGCTGGAAAAACATCAAGTAACGCTTCCAGATGGCCAAACGAGCGAACGCGAAGTCGTATTACATAATGGTGCAGTATCTGTATTAGCAATAACACCAGACAATGAAGTATTAGTGGTTGAACAATATAGAAAAGCAATGGAAAAGACTTTAATCGAAATTCCTGCTGGCAAATTAGAAGTAGGTGAGGAACGTGAGTCAGCTGCACTGAGAGAATTAGAAGAAGAAACAGGATACGTTGCAGACGAACTCGAACTCATTGGTGAAGTATATGGATGTCCAGGGTTCTGTAATGAAAAAGTAAGTATTTATATCGCGAAAGGTTTAAAAGAAGGAAAAGTGAATTTAGATGAGGATGAGTTCTTAAATTTAACTAAAATTCCCATCGAACAAATACAGTCATTATTATCAGAACATAAAATTGAAGATGCCAAAACAATGATTGCCTTCCAATACTTATTATTAAATTATAATCATTCTAAATAA
- the fur gene encoding ferric iron uptake transcriptional regulator: MEERIQRVKEQLHKASYKLTPQREATVRVLLENEADHLSAEDVYLKVKDKAPEIGLATVYRTLELLAELKVVDKINFGDGVARFDLRKEGAKHFHHHMVCMECGAVDEIEEDLLEDVERRVEKEFNFKILDHRLTFHGICHRCHEE; encoded by the coding sequence TTGGAAGAACGCATACAACGTGTGAAAGAACAATTACACAAAGCTTCCTACAAACTAACTCCGCAAAGAGAAGCGACAGTTAGAGTATTACTTGAGAATGAAGCCGATCATTTAAGTGCAGAGGACGTTTACCTAAAAGTTAAAGATAAGGCACCTGAGATTGGTCTCGCAACTGTCTATCGTACGTTAGAACTATTAGCAGAATTAAAAGTAGTCGACAAAATAAACTTTGGTGATGGTGTTGCTAGATTCGATTTAAGAAAAGAAGGGGCAAAACATTTTCACCACCATATGGTATGCATGGAATGTGGCGCAGTCGATGAAATCGAAGAAGATTTATTAGAAGACGTAGAACGTCGTGTTGAAAAAGAATTTAACTTTAAAATTTTAGACCATCGATTAACTTTTCATGGTATTTGTCATAGATGTCACGAAGAATAA
- the xerD gene encoding site-specific tyrosine recombinase XerD, whose protein sequence is MEQIINEFIDFIRLEKGLSQNTIQSYQRDLKQYNQYITEHKISHIDNINRIVIQKYFAHLKQEGKSAKTIARLAATIRSFHQFAIREKYAVKDPTILIETPKYEQKLPDVLSEDEVNQLLTFTHITNPRDERDRTMLELLYGTGVRVSELIQLNVEDVNLTMGFIRVFGKGNKERIVPLGEHLMGILRNYIQEVRPNLLKKHVTDILFLNARGTALTRQGFWKILKKIGLEKGITKTLTPHTLRHSFATHLLENGADLRAVQEMLGHSDISTTQLYTHISKKQIREMYLTYHPRAKKEKKNEEQ, encoded by the coding sequence ATGGAACAAATCATAAATGAGTTTATAGATTTTATAAGGTTAGAAAAAGGTTTGAGTCAAAATACAATCCAATCGTATCAAAGAGATTTAAAACAATATAACCAATACATAACTGAACATAAAATTAGTCATATAGACAACATTAATCGAATAGTGATACAAAAATATTTTGCACATCTTAAACAAGAAGGTAAGTCTGCTAAAACAATTGCGAGATTGGCAGCGACGATTAGAAGCTTTCATCAATTTGCGATTAGAGAAAAATATGCCGTTAAGGATCCAACGATATTGATTGAAACACCTAAATACGAACAAAAGCTTCCAGATGTATTGAGTGAAGATGAAGTAAATCAACTCTTAACATTTACACATATTACAAATCCTAGAGATGAACGAGACCGTACGATGCTTGAACTTTTATATGGCACAGGTGTTCGTGTAAGTGAATTGATTCAATTAAATGTAGAAGACGTCAATTTGACAATGGGATTTATTAGAGTGTTTGGTAAAGGAAATAAAGAACGCATCGTACCGCTTGGTGAACATTTAATGGGCATATTAAGAAACTACATCCAGGAAGTTCGACCAAATTTATTGAAGAAACATGTTACAGATATATTATTCTTAAATGCACGTGGTACAGCTTTAACGCGACAAGGATTTTGGAAAATATTAAAAAAAATCGGCTTAGAAAAAGGGATAACGAAAACTTTAACACCTCATACTTTAAGGCATTCTTTTGCGACGCATTTGCTTGAAAATGGTGCAGACTTGAGGGCAGTGCAAGAAATGCTCGGTCATTCCGACATTTCTACAACACAACTTTACACACACATCTCTAAGAAACAAATACGCGAGATGTATTTAACATATCACCCTAGAGCCAAGAAGGAGAAGAAAAATGAAGAACAATAA
- a CDS encoding DUF309 domain-containing protein, whose translation METQIMSFHYHFHVLRHYFECHDILEDHWKDQTQFSKHDAIVSLILFSTACYHYRRDNTKGALKTYKKALQIVELNDDFSHLGIEKASFQSLIRSQIMRIEQGHPYENIQLPLTDASYRALESTFDDFEFNYNTDVSDYIKHHHLLRDRTEVIESRISAYKQRHARQ comes from the coding sequence ATGGAAACACAAATAATGTCATTTCACTATCATTTCCATGTCTTAAGACATTATTTTGAATGTCACGATATATTAGAAGATCATTGGAAAGATCAAACTCAATTTAGTAAACATGATGCAATTGTAAGTTTAATATTGTTCTCGACAGCGTGTTACCACTATAGACGTGATAATACGAAAGGCGCACTAAAAACTTATAAAAAAGCATTACAAATTGTAGAATTAAATGATGACTTTAGCCATCTAGGTATTGAAAAAGCATCGTTTCAATCTTTAATTCGTTCACAAATCATGCGCATTGAGCAAGGTCATCCTTATGAAAACATTCAACTCCCTTTAACAGATGCAAGCTATCGTGCATTAGAAAGTACTTTTGATGATTTTGAATTTAACTATAATACAGATGTATCAGATTATATTAAACATCATCATCTACTAAGAGATCGTACTGAAGTGATAGAAAGTCGAATTTCAGCATATAAGCAACGTCACGCTAGACAATAA
- a CDS encoding segregation and condensation protein A, with translation MYEVKLDAFEGPLDLLLHLIQKYEIDIYDIPMKELTEQYLSYIHQMKILEINVASEYLVMASELLMIKSKLLLPTQPSDIDEFEDDPRDDLVRQLIEYQNYKEYAELLNHKKQDREQIFIKKPADLSKFEAVHDKRTPLDLDMTDLIIAYQRTKRRQRFNKPQNVTVNEDSYTIEMATASIQAQLAEHKSYKFFETLPSDLSTNVLVTLFLAILEMMKLRQIDVFQQYQFGEITINRGVNYVSE, from the coding sequence ATGTATGAAGTAAAACTTGATGCCTTTGAAGGACCTTTGGATTTATTACTTCATTTAATACAAAAATATGAAATAGATATTTATGATATTCCAATGAAGGAACTAACCGAGCAATACTTAAGTTATATACATCAAATGAAAATATTAGAAATAAATGTAGCGAGTGAATATTTAGTGATGGCATCAGAGTTATTGATGATCAAAAGCAAATTATTACTACCTACACAACCATCAGATATTGATGAATTTGAAGATGATCCAAGGGACGATTTAGTTAGACAATTAATCGAATACCAAAATTATAAAGAATATGCTGAATTATTAAATCATAAAAAGCAAGACAGAGAACAAATATTCATCAAAAAGCCAGCAGATTTATCCAAATTTGAAGCCGTTCATGACAAACGTACACCTTTAGATTTAGATATGACGGATTTAATTATTGCATACCAACGTACTAAACGTAGACAGAGATTTAATAAACCACAGAATGTTACCGTTAACGAGGATAGTTATACGATTGAAATGGCAACTGCTTCAATACAAGCACAACTTGCCGAACATAAGAGTTATAAATTTTTCGAGACATTACCATCTGATTTATCTACAAATGTATTGGTAACGTTGTTCTTGGCAATATTAGAAATGATGAAATTAAGACAAATTGATGTATTCCAACAATATCAATTTGGAGAAATAACAATAAATCGAGGCGTGAATTATGTCAGTGAGTAA